The following are from one region of the Coffea eugenioides isolate CCC68of chromosome 2, Ceug_1.0, whole genome shotgun sequence genome:
- the LOC113759934 gene encoding microtubule-associated protein 70-1-like, with the protein MTPFQALYGYPPPQLGLDVVRSPVASAKLWLGDRLKWNEMLRDNLLKAQNRMKQFVDKGRTERSFSIGDSVYLKLQPYRQSSVALRRNLKLSSKYYGPYKIVQKVGSAAYKLELPEDSTIHPVFHVSLLKPSTKGVSPTQDLPLTTENGQVKIAPESILATREVVRKRQKVLQVLVKWLNLTPDDSTWEDASVLRSQFPNFQFNPSQRIIPMKRQAKNVSSCVAAWLTWQKGEAREEIAKLQDDNKALDRLTKSKEAVLLKAERTVQLALAKAPMVDDLQNKNQELMKQIEICQEENKILDKLHHQNVAEVEKLTQTVRELEEAVLAGGAAANAVRDYQRKVQEMNEERKTLDRELARAKVTANRVATVVANEWKDANDKVMPVKQWLEERRFLQSEMQQLRNKLAISERTAKSEAQLKEKYQMRLKVPEETLRSPNSSVRNTPDGRSSSNGLSRRQSLGGAENISKLTSNGFLPKRSPSFQMRSSGSSTVLKHAKGTSKSFDGGSRSLDRSKILLNGTGPNFKMSQSCNGTKDSEPQKSTWKENQDEKPSDVQVTETDDTVPGLLYDLLQKEVVALRKAGHEKDQSLKDKDDAIEMLAKKVETLTKAMEVEAKKMRREVAAMEKEVAAMRVEKEHENRAKRFANPKGPVNSSQLIPGRYAACLMFYEQKPFYIVPNVTA; encoded by the exons ATGACTCCCTTCCAAGCATTGTATGGTTACCCCCCTCCACAACTAGGCCTAGATGTGGTAAGATCTCCAGTGGCATCAGCGAAATTATGGTTAGGAGATCGACTGAAGTGGAATGAGATGCTCCGCGACAACCTCTTAAAGGCGCAGAATAGAATGAAGCAGTTTGTTGACAAAGGAAGGACCGAAAGGAGCTTTAGTATTGGGGATTCAGTTTACCTCAAACTGCAACCATACAGGCAATCTTCAGTTGCTCTCAGGAGAAATCTTAAGCTATCCTCTAAGTACTATGGGCCTTACAAGATTGTGCAGAAAGTAGGCAGTGCCGCTTATAAATTAGAATTACCAGAGGACTCCACCATTCATCCTGTCTTCCACGTATCCTTGCTCAAACCTTCTACCAAAGGAGTTAGTCCCACCCAGGATCTACCACTGACAACTGAGAATGGCCAAGTCAAGATTGCACCAGAGAGTATACTAGCAACTAGAGAGGTAGTGAGGAAGCGGCAGAAGGTGCTCCAGGTATTGGTTAAATGGCTAAACTTGACTCCAGATGACTCCACTTGGGAGGATGCCTCTGTCCTTCGGTCTCAATTCCCTAACTTTCAGTTCAATCCCA GCCAGCGGATCATTCCCATGAAGAGGCAAGCTAAAAACGTGAGCAGCTGTGTGGCTGCATGGCTGACGTGGCAAAAGGGTGAAGCACGTGAGGAA ATTGCGAAGCTGCAAGATGATAATAAAGCATTAGATCGCCTAACCAAGTCAAAAGAAGCTGTTTTACTGAAGGCTGAGAGAACTGTGCAACTGGCATTGGCGAAGGCACCTATGGTGGATGATCTCCAGAATAAAAACCAGGAGTTGATGAAGCAAATAGAAATTTGC CAggaggaaaataaaattttggataaattacaCCATCAGAATGTTGCCGAGGTTGAAAAACTAACCCAGACTGTGCGTGAACTTGAGGAAGCGGTTCTGGCTGGTGGGGCAGCTGCTAATGCTGTGCGGGATTACCAGCGGAAAGTTCAAGAGATGAAT GAGGAGAGGAAAACTCTGGACCGGGAGCTGGCCCGTGCAAAGGTGACAGCAAACAGGGTTGCAACAGTGGTTGCTAATGAGTGGAAAGATGCTAATGACAAGGTTATGCCTGTAAAGCAATGGCTTGAAGAAAGAAGGTTCTTGCAG AGTGAGATGCAGCAATTGCGAAACAAACTTGCCATTTCTGAGAGAACAGCGAAATCTGAAGCTCAATTGAAG GAAAAATATCAAATGCGGCTCAAAGTTCCAGAGGAAACTTTGCGATCACCAAACTCAAGCGTTCGCAACACACCAGATGGAAGAAGTTCAAGCAATGGTCTTTCACGCCGTCAATCACTTGGTGGAGCCGAAAATATATCTAAGCTGACCTCCAATGGTTTTTTGCCCAAGAGGTCACCATCCTTTCAGATGAGATCTTCTGGTAGCAGTACGGTGTTGAAGCATGCAAAAGGGACATCGAAGTCCTTTGATGGAGGCTCACGGTCATTAGATAGGAGTAAAATTCTTTTAAATGGAACTGGTCCCAACTTCAAAATGAGCCAATCTTGTAATGGGACCAAGGATAGTGAGCCTCAAAAGAGTAcctggaaagaaaatcaagatgaaaAACCTAGTGATGTACAAGTAACAGAAACAGATGATACCGTGCCAGGTTTACTATATGATTTACTACAGAAAGAGGTGGTTGCTTTGAGGAAAGCTGGTCATGAAAAGGATCAAAGCCTCAAAGATAAAGATGATGCAATTGAG ATGTTGGCAAAAAAAGTAGAAACTTTAACAAAGGCAATGGAAGTTGAGGCTAAGAAGATGAGAAGAGAAGTAGCTGCCATGGAGAAAGAGGTGGCTGCCATGCGTGTTGAGAAAGAGCACGAAAATAGAGCAAAAAGATTTGCTAATCCCAAGGGTCCAGTGAACAGTTCTCAGTTGATACCTGGAAGGTATGCTGCATGCCTTATGTTTTATGAACAGAAGCCATTCTATATTGTTCCTAACGTTACTGCTTAG
- the LOC113759935 gene encoding uncharacterized protein LOC113759935, with protein MAEGTRMKSMEEQLRKQELRIQGILDSMATDKRSLEDKIDTVSSELSGKLDAFMAALTVQLNNRDKGLLRTPEVGGNRSTDNGNIKLELPVFKGEQPREWIRKAQKYFQLHRIPKEQWLGLAEFYLEDKADVWYQSFKAGKDNIEWECFTEELHRRFGRLGQMDPVEEFNKLQLSTTVLAYQEKFEDLRSKVMIRVPHLSESYFVSSFLSGLPEELRSLVRTHKPETLTQAFELARMQENALESILKRQRSIHKTSSIATSYPTTTSSPCKSVIGTASKRPNVQSFKKICPAEIQYRRDHHLCFKCGEKYGPGHQCKQKEMHLLLAMEEGDEVAASPGDEEIIEYQGHQGKRDVEFAIHALTGKMLHNTIKLKGQYQGTEMSILVDGGSTHSFVTNAVAQICPASVQEIKPFRVRVANGQYLWCRKMIPKMTWEMQGRSFSHNMFVLNLEPYDMIVGVDWMAAHSPITFDFKNLSMVFDKDGDQVLLQGDTNEATLNLAIDPIEGEEWSTKLWKRSCGIRLSEAQVNDSFHHSLDVLLKDYKDVFGEPNNLPPSRTCDHQIPLIPNAKPFKLAPYRYPHIQKNKIERQVRDMLRNGIIQISHG; from the exons ATGGCAGAAGGTACGCGCATGAAGTCCATGGAAGAGCAGCTCCGCAAGCAAGAGCTTCGGATACAAGGAATTTTGGATTCCATGGCCACTGACAAAAGGAGTCTTGAAGACAAGATCGATACGGTTAGCTCGGAGCTGAGTGGTAAGTTGGATGCATTCATGGCGGCGCTCACTGTTCAGCTCAATAACAGAGATAAAGGACTCCTACGAACACCAGAAGTGGGTGGGAATAGGAGTACTGATAATG GTAATATTAAGCTCGAGTTACCTGTCTTCAAAGGAGAACAACCGAGAGAGTGGATCAGGAAGGCACAAAAGTACTTCCAGTTGCATCGCATTCCCAAGGAGCAATGGCTTGGGTTGGCCGAATTCTACTTGGAGGATAAGGCAGACGTGTGGTACCAAAGCTTCAAGGCGGGGAAAGACAACATCGAATGGGAATGTTTCACTGAGGAATTACACCGAAGGTTTGGTCGGCTAGGACAGATGGACCCTGTGGAGGAATTCAACAAATTGCAGTTGTCTACCACGGTTCTAGCCTACCAGGAGAAGTTCGAGGATTTACGATCTAAGGTAATGATCAGAGTTCCTCATTTATCCGAATcttattttgtttctagtttTTTGAGTGGGTTGCCGGAAGAGTTGCGGTCATTGGTCAGAACTCACAAACCAGAGACCCTTACTCAAGCTTTTGAGCTAGCAAGGATGCAGGAAAATGCCTTAGAATCGATTCTGAAGAGACAGAGATCCATACATAAGACTTCCAGTATAGCAACTTCCTACCCAACCACTACCAGCTCTCCCTGCAAATCTGTCATTGGGACAGCAAGTAAAAGGCCTAACGTACaaagtttcaagaaaatttGCCCCGCAGAAATACAGTATAGGAGGGACCACCACTTGTGTTTCAAATGTGGCGAGAAGTATGGGCCGGGACATCAGTGCAAACAAAAGGAAATGCACCTCTTGTTGGCAATGGAAGAAGGGGATGAGGTGGCGGCGAGCCCAGGGGATGAGGAGATTATTGAATACCAGGGGCACCAAGGGAAAAGGGATGTAGAGTTTGCCATTCATGCATTAACTGGAAAGATGCTACACAATACTATCAAATTGAAGGGGCAGTACCAGGGGACGGAGATGTCCATTTTAGTGGATGGAGGCAGCACACACAGCTTTGTGACCAATGCTGTGGCTCAAATCTGCCCAGCTTCAGTCCAGGAGATTAAGCCTTTCAGGGTGCGGGTGGCCAATGGTCAATACTTGTGGTGTCGGAAGATGATTCCCAAGATGACATGGGAGATGCAGGGAAGATCCTTCAGCCATAACATGTTCGTCCTCAACCTAGAGCCTTATGACATGATCGTGGGAGTGGACTGGATGGCAGCCCATAGCCCCATCACTTTCGATTTCAAGAACCTGAGCATGGTCTTTGATAAGGATGGGGATCAGGTGCTACTGCAGGGGGACACTAATGAGGCAACACTCAACTTAGCAATAGATCCTATTGAAGGCGAAGAATGGAGTACCAAGCTATGGAAGAGGTCGTGTGGCATCAGGCTGTCAGAAGCTCAGGTAAATGACTCTTTTCACCACTCTTTAGATGTTTTACTTAAGGACTACAAAGATGTTTTTGGAGAGCCAAACAACCTCCCCCCCTCAAGAACCTGTGACCATCAAATACCCCTAATTCCTAATGCTAAACCCTTCAAATTAGCTCCATATAGGTACCCCCATATCCAGAAAAATAAGATTGAGAGGCAAGTCAGAGACATGCTCCGCAATGGAATCATACAAATCAGTCACGgttag